Proteins encoded together in one Thalassotalea crassostreae window:
- the rapZ gene encoding RNase adapter RapZ, with the protein MKLIIVSGRSGSGKTVALRVLEDLGYYCVDNIPVNLLPALTHTVINDYENVAVSLDVRNLPSNPDDASEIIDYLPNTVELSILYLDADNDELIRRFSETRRLHPLIRQNMALDQAIELEKKLLDPVASRADLYINTTKLTPHQLADLVRERVLGTTSGKLVIVFESFGFKYGVPSDADYVFDARFLPNPFWEQGLKAYNGLDQPVKDFLQSQAIVTKFVWQINSFMMTWLPHLERNNRTYLTIAIGCTGGQHRSVYIAEALAEQFKKQDKDVQIRHREIKP; encoded by the coding sequence ATGAAATTAATCATTGTCAGCGGTCGCTCAGGCTCAGGTAAAACGGTTGCCCTCAGGGTACTAGAAGATTTGGGCTATTACTGCGTTGATAATATTCCGGTAAATTTACTACCAGCATTAACTCATACTGTAATTAACGACTATGAGAACGTTGCTGTTTCCCTCGATGTCCGTAACTTGCCTAGCAACCCTGATGACGCTAGCGAAATTATTGATTATTTACCCAATACAGTAGAATTAAGCATTCTGTATTTAGACGCAGACAATGATGAGTTGATTCGTCGATTTAGTGAAACCCGTCGACTCCACCCGCTAATCAGACAGAACATGGCTCTTGATCAAGCGATCGAATTGGAGAAAAAATTATTAGATCCGGTCGCTAGTCGTGCGGATTTATATATAAATACCACTAAGCTGACACCACATCAATTAGCCGATTTAGTGCGCGAACGAGTTTTGGGTACAACATCAGGTAAACTGGTTATTGTTTTTGAGTCCTTTGGCTTCAAATATGGAGTGCCATCTGATGCAGACTATGTGTTCGATGCTAGGTTTTTACCTAATCCATTTTGGGAGCAAGGGTTGAAAGCCTATAACGGCCTAGATCAACCGGTTAAAGATTTTCTACAAAGCCAGGCTATCGTGACCAAATTTGTTTGGCAAATAAATTCATTTATGATGACTTGGCTACCACACTTAGAACGCAATAACCGAACCTATTTAACGATTGCAATTGGCTGTACAGGCGGACAGCATCGTAGCGTCTATATTGCCGAAGCATTGGCTGAGCAGTTCAAAAAGCAGGACAAAGATGTGCAAATTAGACATCGCGAGATTAAACCGTAG
- the pmbA gene encoding metalloprotease PmbA, with the protein MENTESINAAIGQVKESVSKVLELAKRLGADNAEVSISKQQGLSVSTRLGEVDTVEFTNDGALGLTVYKDGRKGSASTADLSDNALKQSVQAAINIAQYTSKDPNSGLADKELLCFEDKDLDLYHPKSLSTEQAIDIAKESEANALSYDSRIINSDGANFASYEGFKVYGNSHGMLSGYPSTRHSLSCMMIAGENDDMQRDYSYTVSREFNQLVAAKQIGVEAAQAAVARLNSQKIGTQKVPVMFRADVANSIFGHFISAISGGNLYRNSSFLLDAIGKQVFSEHLQISERPHIKRGLASSSFDAEGVATQDREFITDGVLQSYLLTSYSARKLGLTSTGNAGGIHNWQISANGGDFDAMLKTLGTGLLVTELMGQGVNVVNGDYSRGAAGFWVENGQIAFPVAEITIAGNLKDIFNSIVATGNDFDLRGSIKTGSVIIEEMQVSGQ; encoded by the coding sequence ATGGAAAACACTGAATCAATCAATGCTGCTATTGGGCAGGTTAAAGAAAGCGTTAGTAAAGTACTTGAGTTGGCGAAGAGATTAGGTGCTGATAATGCTGAAGTGTCGATCAGTAAACAACAAGGGTTAAGCGTTTCTACCCGTCTTGGAGAAGTAGATACCGTTGAGTTTACCAATGATGGTGCCCTTGGATTAACGGTTTACAAAGATGGTCGTAAAGGCTCTGCATCAACGGCTGATCTTTCTGATAACGCCCTTAAACAGTCAGTGCAGGCGGCAATCAATATTGCTCAATATACCTCAAAAGATCCAAATTCCGGCCTAGCGGATAAAGAACTTCTATGTTTTGAAGATAAAGACCTAGATTTATATCACCCCAAATCACTAAGTACCGAACAAGCGATAGATATTGCTAAAGAATCAGAAGCTAACGCACTGAGTTACGATTCTCGAATTATTAATTCTGATGGCGCTAATTTTGCTAGCTATGAAGGTTTTAAAGTATATGGCAATAGCCACGGCATGTTGAGTGGTTACCCAAGTACCCGTCATAGTTTAAGTTGTATGATGATTGCCGGCGAAAATGACGATATGCAACGTGATTACAGTTATACCGTTAGTCGAGAATTTAATCAGTTAGTCGCTGCTAAACAAATAGGTGTCGAAGCGGCGCAAGCAGCTGTAGCAAGACTAAATAGTCAAAAAATCGGTACGCAGAAAGTGCCTGTGATGTTTCGGGCCGATGTGGCAAATAGTATTTTTGGTCATTTTATTTCAGCGATCAGTGGTGGTAACTTGTATCGCAACTCGTCATTTTTGCTTGATGCAATTGGCAAGCAAGTATTTTCAGAACATTTACAAATTTCAGAACGTCCTCATATCAAACGCGGACTTGCAAGTAGTTCTTTTGATGCCGAAGGTGTAGCTACGCAAGATAGAGAATTTATTACCGATGGGGTATTACAGTCTTATCTTTTAACAAGTTATTCTGCTCGTAAATTGGGTTTAACTTCTACAGGTAACGCCGGTGGCATCCATAATTGGCAGATTTCTGCTAATGGTGGTGATTTTGACGCCATGTTAAAAACGCTCGGTACAGGCTTGTTGGTAACTGAATTAATGGGACAGGGTGTTAATGTCGTTAATGGCGACTATTCACGAGGGGCTGCAGGTTTTTGGGTAGAAAATGGACAGATAGCCTTTCCTGTTGCAGAAATCACTATTGCAGGTAATTTGAAAGATATCTTCAATTCAATTGTTGCAACAGGAAATGATTTTGATTTACGTGGCAGCATTAAAACTGGTTCGGTGATAATCGAAGAGATGCAAGTTTCTGGTCAATAA
- the yjgA gene encoding ribosome biogenesis factor YjgA — translation MAKKKKPIDEDIIIISKSEQKRDHHELQDLAEVLANFNVNQRSTLPLDEELLAALRLADKIRGKHDAYARNLRFVAKQIATLDVEAIKFGIEKIKNRHTIAAFQSSKIEELRDNLIADASQIEPLLSEHEALERQKLRQLVRNASKEVKAEKPAKSYKELFKYLKDCVTFE, via the coding sequence ATGGCTAAGAAAAAGAAACCCATTGATGAAGATATCATCATCATCAGTAAATCAGAACAGAAACGTGATCATCACGAATTACAAGATCTTGCCGAAGTTCTTGCCAACTTTAATGTTAATCAACGTTCGACATTACCATTAGATGAAGAGCTTTTAGCTGCACTTAGATTGGCCGATAAAATACGTGGTAAACATGATGCTTATGCCCGTAACTTGCGTTTTGTAGCAAAGCAGATTGCTACTCTTGATGTTGAAGCAATAAAATTTGGCATTGAAAAGATCAAAAATCGCCATACCATTGCCGCCTTTCAATCAAGTAAGATAGAAGAACTTCGGGACAATTTAATCGCCGATGCAAGCCAAATTGAACCATTATTAAGCGAACATGAAGCGCTTGAAAGACAAAAGCTACGTCAATTAGTGCGTAATGCGAGTAAAGAAGTAAAAGCTGAGAAGCCAGCTAAAAGCTATAAAGAGTTATTCAAATATTTGAAAGACTGCGTAACGTTCGAATAA
- the mgtE gene encoding magnesium transporter, protein MPEISEQDTSQKRLLEINTALESGMFVYVRKMFQNLPAYDIALLLESSTARSRNVLWQLIDPDLHGEILEELSEEVRKGILKNMQPEKVAAVAEGMDIDDLAEVLRTLPDSVYNEVLKSMDSQDRLRVEQALAYDEDTAGGIMNTDTITLRPDVTIDVILRYLRLKGDLPEATDSFYVVNREDKFIGSVSLANLVTARPVQTIAEITDYDTVPVPADMDETEVATLFERHDWLSAPVIDEDGHLLGRITIDDVIDIIREEAEHSMMSMAGLDDDADTFAPVFKSTQQRSVWLGVNLITALMAVAVSSMFEGILSQMAILAVLNTLVPSMGGVAGAQTLTLVIRGMALGHIGENNSRIILVKELAIGFLNGLIWALFMAAIVAIWKSDLVLGGIIAFAMLMNLTAAGLAGVIIPLVLKKMNIDPALAGSVILTTVTDVVGIFAFLGTATLMLG, encoded by the coding sequence ATGCCGGAAATATCTGAACAAGACACAAGCCAAAAACGTTTACTCGAGATAAATACCGCTCTTGAAAGTGGTATGTTCGTTTACGTGCGTAAAATGTTTCAGAACTTACCTGCTTATGACATAGCCTTATTATTAGAATCCTCTACTGCACGTAGCCGTAATGTATTATGGCAACTCATCGACCCAGATTTACACGGTGAAATACTCGAAGAATTATCCGAAGAAGTGCGGAAAGGTATTTTGAAAAACATGCAACCTGAAAAAGTTGCAGCTGTTGCCGAAGGCATGGATATAGATGATCTTGCTGAAGTATTAAGAACCCTACCTGATTCGGTATACAACGAAGTACTGAAGTCAATGGACTCACAAGACAGGCTTCGAGTTGAGCAAGCGTTAGCGTACGACGAAGATACTGCTGGCGGTATCATGAACACCGATACCATCACCTTGCGTCCAGATGTTACCATCGATGTGATTTTAAGATATTTACGATTAAAAGGTGACTTGCCAGAAGCAACCGATTCTTTTTATGTGGTAAACCGAGAGGATAAATTTATCGGTTCGGTTTCGCTCGCTAATTTAGTTACCGCCCGACCTGTGCAAACAATCGCAGAAATTACCGATTATGATACGGTGCCTGTACCTGCCGATATGGACGAAACAGAAGTAGCAACATTATTTGAACGCCATGACTGGCTTTCTGCACCTGTTATTGATGAAGATGGTCACTTACTTGGTCGTATCACTATCGACGACGTCATTGACATCATCCGTGAAGAAGCAGAGCACTCGATGATGAGTATGGCGGGTCTCGACGATGACGCTGATACTTTCGCACCAGTCTTTAAATCAACGCAGCAACGTTCCGTTTGGCTCGGTGTAAATCTTATTACTGCCTTAATGGCTGTTGCAGTGTCTAGTATGTTTGAAGGCATATTGTCGCAAATGGCCATATTAGCGGTATTGAATACATTAGTACCAAGCATGGGCGGCGTTGCCGGCGCACAAACACTAACACTTGTAATTCGCGGTATGGCATTAGGTCATATTGGTGAAAACAACTCGCGGATTATTTTAGTTAAAGAACTTGCCATTGGTTTTTTAAATGGATTGATTTGGGCATTATTCATGGCCGCTATTGTCGCCATTTGGAAGTCTGACCTTGTACTCGGTGGCATAATCGCTTTTGCCATGTTAATGAACCTAACTGCAGCGGGCCTAGCCGGTGTTATCATTCCACTAGTGCTGAAAAAAATGAACATCGATCCAGCACTAGCTGGTAGTGTGATATTAACAACCGTGACTGATGTGGTTGGGATATTCGCGTTCCTTGGAACAGCAACCCTAATGCTTGGATAG
- a CDS encoding carbon-nitrogen hydrolase family protein produces the protein MISVISAIQLSSVNCIDQNIEDIDKILFENMPRLSAEDMHLVVLPECCLYFGGRDIDQLMIAENLGHGKMQQALASLAKKHGIFLLAGTIPIKTQNDNKFTASSLLFSPNGDIVCDYQKMHLFDVDVNDSEKQYRESKYTAPGNKLSVIDLDTFKLGFSVCYDLRFAELFRALRVQGAEVIAVPSAFTKVTGEAHWQSLLRARAIENQIYIVAAGQSGVHPNGRETFGHSMIIDPWGEVKEIKVTGIGMISCDFDRQLIKKIRKDIPVAQHNKFSVTLNKMDN, from the coding sequence TTGATCAGTGTCATAAGTGCTATCCAACTGTCATCGGTTAATTGTATTGATCAAAATATCGAAGATATCGATAAAATATTGTTTGAAAATATGCCGCGACTTAGCGCAGAGGATATGCATCTGGTGGTACTGCCAGAATGTTGTCTTTACTTTGGCGGCCGCGATATTGATCAATTAATGATTGCCGAGAATCTTGGTCACGGTAAAATGCAACAGGCGCTAGCGAGTCTTGCTAAGAAGCATGGTATATTTTTATTGGCAGGAACCATTCCAATAAAAACACAAAACGATAATAAATTTACTGCATCTAGTTTATTATTCTCTCCAAATGGCGATATAGTATGTGATTATCAAAAAATGCATTTATTTGATGTCGATGTAAATGATAGTGAAAAACAATATCGTGAATCAAAATATACCGCGCCTGGAAATAAACTCAGTGTAATTGATTTAGACACTTTTAAACTTGGCTTTAGTGTCTGCTATGACCTTCGTTTTGCCGAATTATTTCGAGCTCTAAGAGTGCAAGGTGCCGAAGTGATTGCGGTTCCCAGTGCATTTACAAAAGTAACTGGGGAAGCTCATTGGCAGTCTTTATTGCGTGCTAGAGCAATTGAAAACCAAATTTATATTGTTGCCGCGGGGCAGTCTGGAGTGCATCCTAATGGTCGTGAAACTTTTGGTCATTCGATGATTATTGATCCTTGGGGCGAAGTAAAAGAAATAAAAGTAACTGGAATTGGCATGATAAGTTGTGATTTTGATCGCCAGCTAATCAAAAAAATCAGAAAAGATATACCGGTTGCACAACACAATAAATTTAGCGTTACCTTAAATAAAATGGATAATTAA
- a CDS encoding YhdP family protein, producing MKKTFWAYTNTWLNRLYKTLAVLLVITAVLLTSARIFLPYADSFKTEIEDYINEKYHGDIAIGSLTAGWYKFGPTLVIRDVILSDSEAFNVVVDNVEFGIDFWSTIKQQKIITSNVMLVGVEMFVDHDLMLNGEQEATIEEQSETEIDVRAFSELMLQQVKRFSVIDANILLKSPNKERKIKLTKLAWHNDDLKHRAIGKLNFVGFSSKSLRLIVDLSGAEYDELIGKIYLEGNNLDITPVLDRALAEKADQLDSSINFRSWINILDGQATDAHINFDNSQLIWHSIEKQHALMIPKGRASIYPEKDNSGFTLVSSPIQFSYNDTPWQPITVQTKADENGFVSNVSGINLNDVWQLFPIVVDNVESATDYTGLNLSGDLVDVQLQYANKELKIKSDFKDLSIDHANGIPGVDNVSGKLLFDGDTVDLKITAVNGALDFDSGFSRPIPYQNLAADVNLELAEHQWLLKVKDISLQSEELSVVGDVQYLQEKEKSGVLSLFAYVDRANASKTQYYLPLPIMSSSLVEYLTGAIFSGEVQQAAVVVNGPMDTFPYLDRSGIFIVDADIRKAKYQFEPSWPAITDATANLNFTNDSMVITAYDGDLVGLPVKDVVVGIETFSGESILTVRSDVLGKAKTLQALMLASPLANSVGKTIEMLGPEGQITGTFALDVPLADTDKTVAEGLIKLDNNVVNLSTPEMTFTNARGELRFVNELITTKDLTLDWRGLPLAIDVKGSVNDELYQVDIGIDGSWARPHYIKEMPEQLQSYVNGHLNWHGDLSIFVPSASDESEQGEQSDNSAELTYHLELTSDLLNAELLLPEPYEKQLNEKAMLKAVVEGSALTSSIKANIDDNLHFFGQLDHQKVSFTRSQLTLGKEKMLLPSDGFHITANLDRIEYSKWQGLLSDIIGSLPNDKDAKANSSAEQSAGLMPVPERIRGDIKQVDFYGSVINDVDFNLLSRPEFWLLQVNGDEVRSRLKFYNDFEMQGIDIDADFIHLNASASEEVADTNEQSSDGDNVEVADIPKVSFICDSCKYGKIDFGAVNIEIENTSSNLVTLKQLTAKRKGAELSMTGSWKKDNIHNQTQLTAQLKADDVEKELKRMGYPASIKESDFKSNADISWQGAPWTFDLASMNGSLKTRLRNGSLAEVSDKGARIFSIFSFQSLVRKLQLDFRDIFSEGMFFNEISAEFNVVNGVAYTDNLKMDGVAGNLTVKGNTQLVSQRLDYKMQFAPKVTSSLPVIVGWLVNPVLGAAILVADKAIEQAEVISVINFELTGTVDEPIFKEVNRKSRNVNVGKSKPTESDKKTTIDPLEQEIEEREKQELPVEGGG from the coding sequence AAACTGAAATCGAAGATTATATCAATGAAAAATATCATGGTGATATTGCCATTGGTTCGTTAACTGCAGGCTGGTATAAGTTTGGCCCAACCTTAGTTATTAGAGACGTTATTCTATCGGATTCTGAAGCCTTTAATGTTGTCGTTGATAACGTCGAGTTTGGTATCGATTTTTGGTCGACTATTAAGCAGCAAAAGATCATAACCAGTAATGTTATGCTTGTTGGGGTCGAAATGTTTGTTGATCATGACTTGATGCTTAATGGCGAACAAGAAGCGACAATTGAAGAGCAATCAGAAACAGAAATAGATGTGCGAGCGTTTTCTGAATTGATGCTACAACAAGTTAAAAGATTTTCCGTTATTGACGCCAACATACTACTAAAGTCACCAAATAAAGAACGAAAAATCAAACTTACCAAACTTGCTTGGCACAATGACGATTTAAAGCATCGCGCTATTGGTAAGCTTAATTTTGTCGGTTTTTCGAGTAAGTCATTGCGTTTAATTGTCGACTTAAGTGGCGCAGAATACGATGAATTAATAGGTAAAATATACTTAGAAGGTAATAATTTAGATATCACACCTGTGCTCGATAGAGCATTGGCTGAAAAGGCTGACCAACTTGATTCAAGTATCAATTTCCGCTCTTGGATAAATATTCTCGACGGTCAAGCGACAGACGCCCATATAAATTTCGATAATAGTCAATTGATATGGCATAGCATAGAAAAACAACATGCATTAATGATCCCGAAAGGGCGTGCAAGTATCTATCCTGAAAAAGATAATTCTGGTTTTACCTTAGTCTCCAGTCCTATTCAGTTTTCTTACAATGATACTCCATGGCAACCAATCACGGTGCAAACAAAAGCAGATGAAAATGGTTTTGTAAGTAATGTTAGTGGTATCAATCTGAATGATGTTTGGCAATTATTTCCAATTGTTGTCGATAATGTAGAGTCTGCGACTGACTACACTGGGTTAAATCTGAGCGGCGATTTAGTTGATGTGCAGCTACAATATGCGAATAAAGAACTTAAGATAAAAAGTGATTTTAAAGATTTAAGTATTGATCATGCAAATGGTATTCCCGGTGTTGATAATGTTAGCGGTAAATTACTATTTGATGGCGACACCGTTGATTTAAAAATCACAGCTGTAAACGGTGCTCTTGACTTTGATAGCGGATTTTCTAGACCTATCCCTTATCAAAATTTAGCCGCTGATGTAAATTTAGAATTGGCCGAGCATCAATGGCTACTCAAAGTAAAAGATATAAGCCTTCAGTCAGAAGAACTCTCGGTTGTTGGTGATGTTCAATATCTGCAAGAAAAAGAAAAGTCAGGGGTGTTAAGTTTATTTGCTTATGTCGACCGAGCGAATGCAAGTAAAACTCAATATTATTTACCTCTACCAATAATGTCATCGAGTTTGGTCGAATACTTAACAGGTGCTATTTTTAGCGGCGAAGTGCAGCAAGCAGCGGTCGTCGTTAATGGCCCTATGGACACATTCCCTTATCTAGATCGTAGCGGCATATTTATCGTTGATGCTGATATACGCAAAGCTAAATATCAATTTGAACCTTCGTGGCCAGCAATAACCGATGCAACCGCGAATTTAAACTTTACCAACGATTCAATGGTCATTACTGCCTATGACGGAGATTTAGTTGGGTTACCTGTTAAGGATGTTGTCGTTGGTATTGAAACATTTAGCGGTGAGTCAATTTTAACAGTCCGTAGCGATGTGCTCGGTAAAGCGAAAACACTGCAAGCATTGATGTTAGCAAGTCCGTTGGCTAACTCTGTTGGTAAAACAATTGAAATGTTAGGCCCTGAAGGTCAGATCACCGGCACTTTTGCACTTGATGTTCCATTAGCAGATACCGATAAAACTGTTGCTGAAGGTTTGATAAAACTCGATAACAATGTAGTAAACCTATCAACGCCTGAAATGACTTTTACAAACGCACGTGGTGAATTGCGCTTTGTTAATGAACTCATTACCACTAAAGATTTAACTTTAGATTGGCGCGGTTTGCCTTTAGCCATAGATGTTAAAGGAAGTGTAAATGATGAGCTTTACCAAGTAGATATCGGTATTGATGGTTCGTGGGCTCGTCCACATTACATTAAGGAAATGCCAGAGCAATTGCAGAGTTATGTTAATGGTCACCTAAATTGGCATGGTGACTTGAGCATATTCGTACCGAGTGCTAGTGATGAAAGCGAGCAAGGTGAGCAGAGTGATAATAGCGCAGAATTAACATATCACCTTGAATTAACTTCTGATCTACTTAACGCCGAGTTATTGCTACCAGAACCTTATGAAAAACAGCTCAATGAAAAAGCAATGCTAAAAGCGGTTGTTGAAGGCAGTGCTCTTACGTCTTCTATTAAGGCGAATATAGACGACAATTTACATTTCTTTGGTCAATTAGATCATCAAAAAGTCAGCTTTACTCGTTCTCAATTAACGCTAGGTAAAGAAAAAATGTTATTACCCTCGGATGGGTTTCATATTACTGCCAACCTAGATCGCATAGAGTATTCAAAGTGGCAGGGCTTACTTTCAGATATCATAGGTTCATTGCCAAACGATAAAGATGCTAAAGCTAATAGTAGTGCTGAACAAAGTGCTGGTCTTATGCCAGTACCGGAGCGAATTCGTGGCGATATTAAGCAAGTAGATTTTTACGGTAGTGTGATTAACGACGTTGATTTTAACTTACTGTCACGCCCTGAGTTTTGGTTGTTACAAGTAAATGGCGATGAGGTGCGTAGCCGATTAAAGTTTTATAATGACTTTGAGATGCAAGGCATTGATATCGATGCCGACTTTATCCACCTAAATGCAAGTGCTTCTGAGGAAGTAGCTGATACTAATGAACAGTCGTCCGATGGGGATAACGTTGAAGTAGCTGATATTCCGAAAGTGTCATTTATTTGTGATAGTTGTAAATACGGCAAAATAGATTTTGGTGCAGTAAACATAGAGATTGAGAATACGTCCAGCAATTTAGTGACATTAAAACAGTTGACAGCCAAACGTAAGGGTGCAGAACTGTCTATGACTGGCTCTTGGAAAAAAGATAATATTCATAACCAAACACAGTTAACAGCTCAATTGAAAGCCGATGACGTTGAAAAAGAATTAAAACGCATGGGTTATCCTGCAAGTATTAAAGAAAGTGACTTTAAATCAAATGCTGATATCAGTTGGCAAGGTGCACCTTGGACCTTTGATTTAGCTTCGATGAACGGTTCGTTAAAAACTCGACTGAGAAACGGCTCTTTAGCCGAAGTTAGCGATAAAGGTGCTAGAATATTTTCAATTTTTAGTTTTCAATCATTGGTTCGAAAACTGCAATTGGATTTCAGAGATATATTCTCAGAAGGGATGTTCTTTAACGAGATTTCAGCAGAATTTAATGTTGTTAACGGCGTCGCTTATACGGATAACTTAAAAATGGACGGCGTTGCTGGTAATCTAACCGTTAAAGGAAATACCCAACTCGTTAGTCAACGATTAGATTATAAAATGCAATTTGCCCCTAAAGTAACGTCAAGTTTACCGGTAATTGTTGGTTGGCTAGTTAATCCGGTATTAGGTGCAGCAATATTAGTCGCTGACAAAGCGATAGAGCAAGCAGAAGTGATTTCAGTAATTAATTTTGAGCTCACAGGTACGGTTGATGAGCCAATATTTAAAGAAGTAAATCGTAAGTCTAGAAATGTTAATGTTGGTAAGTCTAAACCAACAGAAAGTGATAAAAAAACTACAATTGATCCTCTTGAACAAGAAATTGAAGAGCGAGAAAAACAAGAATTGCCGGTAGAAGGTGGCGGTTAA
- a CDS encoding HPr family phosphocarrier protein: MNILEQLLVIENKLGLHARAATKLAKLSQNYDAKITLTLDNKSADAGSIMGLMLLTGSQGKQVQVKAEGNDAEQAMDAVCQLFLDKFDEEN, translated from the coding sequence TTGAATATACTCGAACAGCTATTAGTTATTGAAAACAAACTTGGATTACATGCCCGTGCTGCAACAAAACTTGCCAAGCTTAGTCAGAATTATGACGCTAAAATAACACTTACTCTCGACAATAAATCAGCCGATGCAGGATCTATCATGGGCTTAATGTTGTTAACAGGAAGTCAAGGAAAGCAGGTACAAGTGAAGGCCGAAGGAAATGATGCAGAGCAAGCGATGGATGCCGTTTGCCAATTATTCTTAGACAAGTTTGATGAAGAAAACTAA
- the tldD gene encoding metalloprotease TldD, with translation MNLVEQELLHACQLDKEALNKTLSHICARDIDFADLYFQSASHESWMLEDGIVKEGSYNIERGVGVRAISGEKTGFAYSDDINANALLKAASAARGIVQADKSQSIKAFSTVSNKSLYISEDPLQSLSQQQKITLLHDVEACARDIDSRVQQVIVSLTGVYEKVLVAASDGTFATDIRPLVRLNCSVLVEENGRRERGSSGGGGRCGYSYFFELVGDKPRYKDYAAEAVRQALVNLKAIDAPAGMLPVVLGSGWPGVLLHEAVGHGLEGDFNRKGSSAFSGKIGERVASEHCTIVDDGTIENRRGSVSIDDEGTPGQYNVLIEKGILKGYMQDKQNAHLMGVTPTGNGRRESYAHLPMPRMTNTYMLAGEHSPEDIIKSVKKGIYAPNFAGGQVDITSGKFVFTTAEAYLIEDGKITSPVKGATLIGSGPEAMQKVSMVGNDLSLDSGVGVCGKDGQSIPVGVGQPTLKVDEMTIGGTQ, from the coding sequence ATGAATCTTGTTGAACAAGAACTATTACATGCCTGTCAATTGGATAAAGAGGCATTAAACAAAACACTTTCTCATATCTGTGCTCGAGATATAGATTTTGCTGATCTGTATTTTCAATCGGCAAGTCATGAGTCTTGGATGCTTGAAGATGGCATTGTTAAAGAAGGTTCATATAACATTGAACGCGGCGTCGGTGTTCGAGCAATTAGCGGTGAAAAAACAGGCTTTGCTTACTCTGACGATATCAATGCTAATGCATTACTAAAAGCTGCCTCTGCTGCTCGCGGTATTGTCCAAGCTGACAAATCTCAATCAATCAAAGCTTTTAGTACAGTATCCAATAAAAGCTTATATATAAGTGAAGACCCACTGCAAAGTTTGTCACAGCAGCAAAAAATAACATTGTTGCATGATGTTGAAGCCTGTGCTCGGGATATTGACTCTAGAGTTCAACAAGTCATCGTAAGCCTAACTGGTGTATATGAAAAGGTGTTAGTAGCAGCAAGCGATGGCACCTTTGCCACCGATATTCGTCCACTTGTGCGTCTTAACTGCTCTGTATTAGTTGAAGAAAACGGCAGACGTGAACGTGGTAGCTCAGGTGGTGGCGGTCGTTGTGGTTATAGCTACTTTTTTGAATTGGTTGGTGATAAACCACGATATAAAGACTATGCGGCAGAAGCAGTGCGTCAAGCTTTAGTAAATTTAAAAGCCATTGATGCTCCAGCTGGAATGTTACCTGTGGTACTTGGTTCCGGTTGGCCTGGTGTATTGTTACATGAAGCCGTCGGTCATGGCTTAGAAGGCGACTTTAATCGCAAAGGTTCATCGGCATTTTCGGGGAAAATTGGTGAAAGAGTAGCGTCTGAACATTGTACCATCGTCGATGATGGTACCATTGAAAATCGTCGAGGATCAGTTTCAATTGATGATGAAGGGACTCCTGGTCAATACAATGTATTGATTGAAAAGGGGATCCTTAAAGGTTACATGCAGGATAAACAAAATGCTCATTTAATGGGGGTAACACCAACAGGTAATGGCCGCCGAGAGTCATACGCTCACCTGCCTATGCCGCGTATGACCAATACTTATATGTTAGCTGGCGAACATTCTCCTGAAGATATTATAAAGTCAGTTAAAAAAGGCATTTATGCACCAAACTTTGCCGGTGGTCAGGTAGATATTACTTCCGGCAAATTTGTGTTTACTACTGCTGAAGCGTACTTAATTGAAGATGGAAAAATAACCTCGCCTGTTAAAGGGGCGACACTGATTGGCAGTGGACCTGAAGCGATGCAAAAGGTAAGCATGGTTGGCAATGACTTGTCATTAGATTCAGGGGTTGGTGTATGTGGTAAAGATGGCCAATCAATTCCTGTTGGCGTTGGTCAACCAACCTTGAAAGTTGATGAAATGACCATTGGTGGCACTCAGTAA